From Synchiropus splendidus isolate RoL2022-P1 chromosome 10, RoL_Sspl_1.0, whole genome shotgun sequence, the proteins below share one genomic window:
- the LOC128765815 gene encoding NLR family CARD domain-containing protein 3-like isoform X2 translates to MDSSFLTGEESHTGVGRQKEAHSSKAPLVEDHDSQTRDERSKPLSSDAGGRTHGFGHAPSCESLKSHRSKGILYDFRGGQEHQRRGRTYQEKAEEVEISCQSLKSDQSMFRPFDFKGGQASPGERKDQLLSDDLCLHFVQQHRADLDSTLQLLEVIAMILLKKELKRVQRFFGPDEPKYQDDEKEQFKCEEEKMKGNREAFLKIFMNILRTIKEEELADVLWSRSLAAECGGRLKRRLKEQFHSVSEGVAKAGNSAPLNQIYTELYITEGGTDQVNQEHEVQQIEAATRNQTRAGTTIRPEDLFKASPDTDQPIRSLLTKGVAGIGKTLLTQKLTLDWAEDKAHQNFQLVFPFTFRELNLLKEKKLSLMELVHRFFPETKDSGLNDFEGVQVLFILDGLDECRLPLDFNSRVLTEATESTSVDVLLTNLIRGKLLPSAQLWITTRPAAANQIPPECVDMVTEVRGFTDLQKKEYFRKRFRDEEHTTIISHIRSSRSLYIMCHIPIFCWITARVLEDMLKSRETVELPITLTEMYIHFLVVQAKVKKLKYHGGTGTDTVWDPESRKMIESLGKLAFEQLQRGNLIFYESDLTECGIDITAAAVYSGVFTQIFREERGLYQDKVFCFAHLSLQEFLAALHVHLKFINSGVNLLDLEQTIILSKVFGDKRHMRQFYQRAINEAVESPNGHLDLFLRFLLGLSLQTSQRLLPGLLTQTGSSSWTHQDTAELVKKKISENVSPDRIINLFHCLSEVKDTSLVEEVHQQLRSGALSTGQLSPAQWSTLAFILLSSEGDLDVFDLKKYSGSEEVLERLLAVVQASKEVLLKACHLSGRSGSLLSSVLSSPSACLTQLDLSENILKDPGVELLTAGLKSPHCHLQTLRLSGCHLSERSGSLLSSVLSSPSSSLTQLDLTRNKLKDSGVELLCAGLKSPHCHLQTLSLRGCFLSERSGSLLSSVLSSPSSRLTQLDLSYNFNLKDPGVELLSAGLKSPHCHLETLSLSWCSISEGGCATLASALTSNPSHLRELDLSYNHPGGAGLELLSAGLESPDWRLETLRLDGGRSEMSEISSDDVTTCECSELPQVCLLTRTITTGRELRCSRFLHRVSSRSWQSRCSEIHNGWRYSLLIQGTVSGCCLRISFIAQHLLTGLHFQFPMYWFSFPAILKGWIDRVLTLGFAFSPEKRFSEGVFKDKRALLSFTTGSQQSMFSSNSINGDMNVWPMQNGILHYCGYYCQEVN, encoded by the exons ATGGACTCGTCTTTTCTGACAGGCGAAGAATCGCATACAG GTGTGGGCAGACAGAAGGAAGCTCATTCCTCTAAAGCCCCTCTAGTTGAGGACCATGACAGCCAGACCAGAGATGAGAG ATCAAAGCCACTCTCATCAGATGCTGGTGGAAGAACACATGGATTTGGACATGCTCCCAGCTGTGAGTCTCTGAAGAGTCATCGGTCTAAGGGCATACTTTATGACTTCAGAGGAGgtcaggagcatcagaggaggGGCAG GACTTATCAAGAGAAGGCAGAAGAGGTGGAAATCAGTTGtcagtctctgaagagtgaccaGTCGATGTTTCGTCCTTTTGATTTCAAGGGTGGACAAGCGTCTCCAGGAGAGAG AAAGGATCAGCTGCTCTCAGATGATCTCTGCCTCCACTTTGTCCAGCAGCATCGGGCAGATCTGGACTCCACGCTTCAG TTGCTTGAGGTGATTGCCATGATCCTGCTGAAGAAAGAACTGAAGAGAGTCCAAAGGTTCTTCGGTCCAGATGAGCCGAAGTACCAGGATGATGAGAAAGAGCAGTTTaagtgtgaagaagagaaaatgaaGGGCAACAGAGAAGCTTTCTTGAAGATCTTCATGAACATCCTGAGGACTAtaaaggaggaggagcttgctgATGTTCTAtggagca GAAGTCTTGCTGCAGAGTGTGGaggacgactgaagaggaggctgaaggagcagttccacagtgtgtctgagggggtggctaaagcaggaaactctgcccctctcaatcagatctacacagagctctacatcactgaggggggcacagaccaggtcaaccaggagcacgaggtccaacagatcgaagcagcaaccaggaaccagaccagagcaggaactaccatcagaccagaagacctctttaaagcctcgcCTGACACAGACcaaccaatcaggagcctgctgacgaagggcgtggctggcattgggaagaccctcctgacacagaagctgactctggactgggctgaagacaaagcccaccagaacttccagctggtgtttcctttcaccttcagagagctgaacctgctgaaagagaagaagttgagtttgatggaacttgttcatcgcttctttcctgaaaccaaagactcaggactcaacgattttgaaggagtccaggttctgttcatcttggacggtctggacgagtgtcgactccctctggacttcaacagtcgggtcctgacagaagctacagagtccacctcagtagacgtcctgctgaccaacctcatcagggggaagctgcttccctcagctcagctctggatcaccacacgacctgcagcagccaatcagatccctcctgagtgtgtggacatggtgacagaggtcagagggttcactgacctccagaagaaggagtacttcaggaagaggttcagagatgaggagcataccaccatcatctctcacatcaggagctcacgaagcctctacatcatgtgtcacatccccatcttctgctggatcactgccagggttctggaggacatgttgaagagcagagagaccgtaGAGCTGCCCAtaaccctgactgagatgtacatccacttcctggtggttcaggccaaagtcaagaagctcaagtaccatggaggaactgggacagacacagtttgggatcctgagagtaggaagatgattgagtctctgggaaaactggcttttgagcagctgcagagaggaaacttgatcttctatgaatcagacctcacagagtgtggcatcgacatcacagctgctgcagtttactcaggagtcttcacacagatcttcagagaggagagaggactgtaccaggacaaggtcttctgcttcgcccacctgagtctccaggagtttctggctgctcttcatgtccacctgaagttcatcaactctggagtcaatcTGCTCGATTTAGAACAAACTATTATCCTGTCAAAAGTCTTTGGAGACAAACGTCACATGAGACAGTTCTACCAGAGGGCAATcaatgaagctgtagaaagtccaaatggacatctggacttgttcctgcgtttccttctgggtctttctctgcagaccagccagaggctccttccaggtttgttgacacagacaggaagtagctcctggacccatcaggacaCGGCAGAGCTTGtcaagaagaagataagtgagAATGTGTCTCCAGACAGAATCATCAATctcttccactgtctgagtgaagtgaaggacacttctctagtggaggAGGTCCATCAGCAGCTGCGATCAGGAGCTCTCTCCACAGgtcaactgtctcctgctcagtggtccaccctggccttcatcttactgtcctcagagggaGATCTGGACGTTTTTGACTTGAAGAAATACTCTGGTTCAGAGGAggttcttgagaggctgctggctgtggtccaagcttcaaaaGAAGTTCT actgaaaGCCTGTCACCTCTCAGGGAGAAgcggttcccttctgtcctcagtcctcagctctccgtctgcttgtctgacacaactggacctgagtgagaacatcctgaaggatccaggagtggagctgctgactGCTGGattgaagagtccacactgtcacctgcagACTCTCAG GCTGAGTGGGTgtcatctgtcagagagaagtggttcccttctgtcctcagtcctcagctctccgtcttctagtctgacacaactggacctgaccCGCAACAAGCTGAAGGattcaggagtggagctgctgtgtgctggactgaagagtccacactgtcaccttcagactctcag cctgagagggtgtttcctgtcagagagaagcggttcccttctgtcctcagtcctcagctctccgtcctctcgtctgacacaactggacctgagttaCAACTTcaacctgaaggatccaggagtggagctgctgtctgctggactgaagagtccacactgtcacctggagactctcag TCTGTCATGGTGTAGCATCTCAGAGGGAGGCTGTGCtactctggcctcagctctgacctctaacccctcccatctgagagagctggacctgagctacaaccatccaggaggagcaggactggagctgctgtctgctggactggagagtccagactggaggctggagactctcag GCTTGATGGAGGTAGATCAGAGATGTCTGAGATCTCAAGTGATGATGT GACGACCTGTGAGTGCTCTGAACTGCCGCAGGTTTGTCTGCTGACGAGAACGATAACAACCGGGCGGGAGCTTCGCTGCAGCAGGTTCCTCCACAGAGTGAGCAGCAGGTCCTGGCAGTCTCGCTGCTCAGAGATCCACAATGG atggcgctattCCCTCTTAATTCAAGGCACGGTCTCTGGATGCTGcctcagaatcagctttattgcacag CACCTTCTGACTGGGCTTCACTTCCAGTTCCCCATGTACTGGTTCTCCttccctgccatcctgaagggATGGATTGACCGTGTCCTCACTCTGGGCTTCGCCTTCTCTCCAGAGAAGAGGTTCTCTGAGGGCGTCTTCAAG GACAAGAGGGCGCTGTTGTCCTTCACCACCGGCTCTCAGCAGTCCATGTTCAGCTCAAACAGCATCAACGGAGACATGAACGTGTGGCCGATGCAG AACGGCATCCTGCACTACTGTGGCTACTACTGTCAGGAAGTCAACTGA
- the LOC128765815 gene encoding NLR family CARD domain-containing protein 3-like isoform X1 has product MEVSENTVPSRWVSKMAAAGRCSRSFHRPAGVGRQKEAHSSKAPLVEDHDSQTRDERSKPLSSDAGGRTHGFGHAPSCESLKSHRSKGILYDFRGGQEHQRRGRTYQEKAEEVEISCQSLKSDQSMFRPFDFKGGQASPGERKDQLLSDDLCLHFVQQHRADLDSTLQLLEVIAMILLKKELKRVQRFFGPDEPKYQDDEKEQFKCEEEKMKGNREAFLKIFMNILRTIKEEELADVLWSRSLAAECGGRLKRRLKEQFHSVSEGVAKAGNSAPLNQIYTELYITEGGTDQVNQEHEVQQIEAATRNQTRAGTTIRPEDLFKASPDTDQPIRSLLTKGVAGIGKTLLTQKLTLDWAEDKAHQNFQLVFPFTFRELNLLKEKKLSLMELVHRFFPETKDSGLNDFEGVQVLFILDGLDECRLPLDFNSRVLTEATESTSVDVLLTNLIRGKLLPSAQLWITTRPAAANQIPPECVDMVTEVRGFTDLQKKEYFRKRFRDEEHTTIISHIRSSRSLYIMCHIPIFCWITARVLEDMLKSRETVELPITLTEMYIHFLVVQAKVKKLKYHGGTGTDTVWDPESRKMIESLGKLAFEQLQRGNLIFYESDLTECGIDITAAAVYSGVFTQIFREERGLYQDKVFCFAHLSLQEFLAALHVHLKFINSGVNLLDLEQTIILSKVFGDKRHMRQFYQRAINEAVESPNGHLDLFLRFLLGLSLQTSQRLLPGLLTQTGSSSWTHQDTAELVKKKISENVSPDRIINLFHCLSEVKDTSLVEEVHQQLRSGALSTGQLSPAQWSTLAFILLSSEGDLDVFDLKKYSGSEEVLERLLAVVQASKEVLLKACHLSGRSGSLLSSVLSSPSACLTQLDLSENILKDPGVELLTAGLKSPHCHLQTLRLSGCHLSERSGSLLSSVLSSPSSSLTQLDLTRNKLKDSGVELLCAGLKSPHCHLQTLSLRGCFLSERSGSLLSSVLSSPSSRLTQLDLSYNFNLKDPGVELLSAGLKSPHCHLETLSLSWCSISEGGCATLASALTSNPSHLRELDLSYNHPGGAGLELLSAGLESPDWRLETLRLDGGRSEMSEISSDDVTTCECSELPQVCLLTRTITTGRELRCSRFLHRVSSRSWQSRCSEIHNGWRYSLLIQGTVSGCCLRISFIAQHLLTGLHFQFPMYWFSFPAILKGWIDRVLTLGFAFSPEKRFSEGVFKDKRALLSFTTGSQQSMFSSNSINGDMNVWPMQNGILHYCGYYCQEVN; this is encoded by the exons ATGGAAGTCAGTGAAAACACCGTTCCATCCCGGTGGGTTTCTAAGATGGCGGCCGCCGGAAGGTGTTCTCGAAGCTTCCACCGCCCCGCTG GTGTGGGCAGACAGAAGGAAGCTCATTCCTCTAAAGCCCCTCTAGTTGAGGACCATGACAGCCAGACCAGAGATGAGAG ATCAAAGCCACTCTCATCAGATGCTGGTGGAAGAACACATGGATTTGGACATGCTCCCAGCTGTGAGTCTCTGAAGAGTCATCGGTCTAAGGGCATACTTTATGACTTCAGAGGAGgtcaggagcatcagaggaggGGCAG GACTTATCAAGAGAAGGCAGAAGAGGTGGAAATCAGTTGtcagtctctgaagagtgaccaGTCGATGTTTCGTCCTTTTGATTTCAAGGGTGGACAAGCGTCTCCAGGAGAGAG AAAGGATCAGCTGCTCTCAGATGATCTCTGCCTCCACTTTGTCCAGCAGCATCGGGCAGATCTGGACTCCACGCTTCAG TTGCTTGAGGTGATTGCCATGATCCTGCTGAAGAAAGAACTGAAGAGAGTCCAAAGGTTCTTCGGTCCAGATGAGCCGAAGTACCAGGATGATGAGAAAGAGCAGTTTaagtgtgaagaagagaaaatgaaGGGCAACAGAGAAGCTTTCTTGAAGATCTTCATGAACATCCTGAGGACTAtaaaggaggaggagcttgctgATGTTCTAtggagca GAAGTCTTGCTGCAGAGTGTGGaggacgactgaagaggaggctgaaggagcagttccacagtgtgtctgagggggtggctaaagcaggaaactctgcccctctcaatcagatctacacagagctctacatcactgaggggggcacagaccaggtcaaccaggagcacgaggtccaacagatcgaagcagcaaccaggaaccagaccagagcaggaactaccatcagaccagaagacctctttaaagcctcgcCTGACACAGACcaaccaatcaggagcctgctgacgaagggcgtggctggcattgggaagaccctcctgacacagaagctgactctggactgggctgaagacaaagcccaccagaacttccagctggtgtttcctttcaccttcagagagctgaacctgctgaaagagaagaagttgagtttgatggaacttgttcatcgcttctttcctgaaaccaaagactcaggactcaacgattttgaaggagtccaggttctgttcatcttggacggtctggacgagtgtcgactccctctggacttcaacagtcgggtcctgacagaagctacagagtccacctcagtagacgtcctgctgaccaacctcatcagggggaagctgcttccctcagctcagctctggatcaccacacgacctgcagcagccaatcagatccctcctgagtgtgtggacatggtgacagaggtcagagggttcactgacctccagaagaaggagtacttcaggaagaggttcagagatgaggagcataccaccatcatctctcacatcaggagctcacgaagcctctacatcatgtgtcacatccccatcttctgctggatcactgccagggttctggaggacatgttgaagagcagagagaccgtaGAGCTGCCCAtaaccctgactgagatgtacatccacttcctggtggttcaggccaaagtcaagaagctcaagtaccatggaggaactgggacagacacagtttgggatcctgagagtaggaagatgattgagtctctgggaaaactggcttttgagcagctgcagagaggaaacttgatcttctatgaatcagacctcacagagtgtggcatcgacatcacagctgctgcagtttactcaggagtcttcacacagatcttcagagaggagagaggactgtaccaggacaaggtcttctgcttcgcccacctgagtctccaggagtttctggctgctcttcatgtccacctgaagttcatcaactctggagtcaatcTGCTCGATTTAGAACAAACTATTATCCTGTCAAAAGTCTTTGGAGACAAACGTCACATGAGACAGTTCTACCAGAGGGCAATcaatgaagctgtagaaagtccaaatggacatctggacttgttcctgcgtttccttctgggtctttctctgcagaccagccagaggctccttccaggtttgttgacacagacaggaagtagctcctggacccatcaggacaCGGCAGAGCTTGtcaagaagaagataagtgagAATGTGTCTCCAGACAGAATCATCAATctcttccactgtctgagtgaagtgaaggacacttctctagtggaggAGGTCCATCAGCAGCTGCGATCAGGAGCTCTCTCCACAGgtcaactgtctcctgctcagtggtccaccctggccttcatcttactgtcctcagagggaGATCTGGACGTTTTTGACTTGAAGAAATACTCTGGTTCAGAGGAggttcttgagaggctgctggctgtggtccaagcttcaaaaGAAGTTCT actgaaaGCCTGTCACCTCTCAGGGAGAAgcggttcccttctgtcctcagtcctcagctctccgtctgcttgtctgacacaactggacctgagtgagaacatcctgaaggatccaggagtggagctgctgactGCTGGattgaagagtccacactgtcacctgcagACTCTCAG GCTGAGTGGGTgtcatctgtcagagagaagtggttcccttctgtcctcagtcctcagctctccgtcttctagtctgacacaactggacctgaccCGCAACAAGCTGAAGGattcaggagtggagctgctgtgtgctggactgaagagtccacactgtcaccttcagactctcag cctgagagggtgtttcctgtcagagagaagcggttcccttctgtcctcagtcctcagctctccgtcctctcgtctgacacaactggacctgagttaCAACTTcaacctgaaggatccaggagtggagctgctgtctgctggactgaagagtccacactgtcacctggagactctcag TCTGTCATGGTGTAGCATCTCAGAGGGAGGCTGTGCtactctggcctcagctctgacctctaacccctcccatctgagagagctggacctgagctacaaccatccaggaggagcaggactggagctgctgtctgctggactggagagtccagactggaggctggagactctcag GCTTGATGGAGGTAGATCAGAGATGTCTGAGATCTCAAGTGATGATGT GACGACCTGTGAGTGCTCTGAACTGCCGCAGGTTTGTCTGCTGACGAGAACGATAACAACCGGGCGGGAGCTTCGCTGCAGCAGGTTCCTCCACAGAGTGAGCAGCAGGTCCTGGCAGTCTCGCTGCTCAGAGATCCACAATGG atggcgctattCCCTCTTAATTCAAGGCACGGTCTCTGGATGCTGcctcagaatcagctttattgcacag CACCTTCTGACTGGGCTTCACTTCCAGTTCCCCATGTACTGGTTCTCCttccctgccatcctgaagggATGGATTGACCGTGTCCTCACTCTGGGCTTCGCCTTCTCTCCAGAGAAGAGGTTCTCTGAGGGCGTCTTCAAG GACAAGAGGGCGCTGTTGTCCTTCACCACCGGCTCTCAGCAGTCCATGTTCAGCTCAAACAGCATCAACGGAGACATGAACGTGTGGCCGATGCAG AACGGCATCCTGCACTACTGTGGCTACTACTGTCAGGAAGTCAACTGA